A section of the Bryobacteraceae bacterium genome encodes:
- a CDS encoding peroxiredoxin, giving the protein MAELKEGSKAPDFTLPSDSGEKVKLSSFADRTVVLYFYPRADTPGCTKEACSFRDHHAEILGRGAVVLGVSPDDVPALVKFKQKYSLPFPLLADPDHKVAEKYGVWVEKNMYGKKTMGIERSTFLIHRGKIAKIFRKVKVDGHTDEVLKALDGLPA; this is encoded by the coding sequence ATGGCTGAACTGAAAGAAGGATCCAAGGCGCCGGACTTCACGCTGCCGAGCGATTCGGGCGAGAAGGTAAAGCTCAGTTCGTTTGCGGACCGGACGGTGGTTTTGTATTTCTACCCCCGCGCCGACACGCCGGGCTGCACGAAGGAAGCCTGCAGCTTCCGGGACCACCATGCGGAGATTCTCGGCCGCGGGGCGGTGGTGCTGGGCGTCTCGCCGGATGACGTGCCGGCGCTGGTGAAGTTCAAACAAAAATACTCGCTTCCGTTTCCGCTGCTGGCCGACCCGGATCACAAGGTGGCGGAAAAATATGGCGTGTGGGTGGAAAAGAACATGTACGGCAAGAAGACGATGGGCATTGAGCGGAGCACGTTCCTGATTCACCGGGGGAAGATCGCGAAGATTTTCCGCAAGGTAAAAGTGGACGGGCACACGGACGAGGTGCTGAAGGCGCTTGACGGGCTGCCGGCCTGA
- the manB gene encoding phosphomannomutase, translating into MKRSLRDHLAYEPVELKFGTSGRRGRVADLTQLEVYINVRGELEWLKTLPKHQGGIQPGEDVFVAADLRPSSVRFVEEFGGRGEIVQAVCEAIRHAGSTPVFQGFIPTPALAYYGFGRRRASIMVTGSHIPFDRNGYKLNTSVGELLKEHEAAVQEHVARVRAAIYGEPFERSPFNESGMLRSGHQPLPEPSGEARAAYMRRYLDFFRGRPLRGQRVLVYQHSAVARDMLVEAIEALGAEVVPAGRSETFIPVDTENIGAELLSELQRLASEAESRRGPLTAVVSTDGDSDRPLFLSVTGGRVRFHPGDLLGMVVALELGADAVVVPVSCNDAIDRSPLAGVLEPKTRIGSPYVIAGMQRALARGRRRVVGWEANGGFLTASPIERNGALLDALPTRDAFLPILTVLEAAAREGVSPAALFDRLPQRFGRSALLREFPREKALRILSRLTPQASDGSDLPDVVHTLKQFFRDADGFGAIERLDSTDGLRIWFSNGDIAHLRPSGNADEFRIYAVADTQQRADEIAALGVREPDGILRRLEKELDV; encoded by the coding sequence ATGAAACGCAGCCTCCGCGACCACCTCGCCTATGAGCCGGTCGAGCTGAAATTCGGCACCTCCGGCCGGCGCGGACGCGTCGCCGACCTCACGCAGCTCGAAGTCTACATCAACGTCCGCGGCGAATTGGAGTGGCTCAAGACGCTCCCCAAACACCAGGGCGGCATCCAGCCCGGCGAAGACGTCTTTGTCGCCGCTGACCTGCGGCCCTCCTCCGTGCGTTTTGTCGAAGAGTTTGGCGGCCGCGGCGAGATCGTTCAGGCCGTCTGCGAGGCCATCCGCCACGCCGGCTCGACGCCCGTCTTTCAGGGTTTCATCCCGACCCCAGCCCTCGCCTACTACGGCTTCGGCCGGCGCCGCGCGAGCATCATGGTCACCGGCAGCCACATCCCGTTCGACCGCAACGGCTACAAGCTGAACACCAGCGTTGGCGAGCTGCTCAAGGAACACGAAGCGGCCGTCCAGGAACACGTGGCGCGCGTCCGCGCCGCCATTTACGGCGAGCCCTTCGAACGCTCCCCGTTCAACGAGAGCGGCATGCTCCGCAGCGGCCACCAGCCGCTGCCCGAACCCTCCGGCGAGGCCCGCGCCGCCTACATGCGCCGGTATCTGGATTTTTTCCGCGGGCGGCCGCTGCGCGGCCAGCGCGTCCTTGTCTACCAGCACTCCGCCGTCGCGCGGGACATGCTCGTGGAAGCGATCGAGGCCCTGGGCGCGGAAGTGGTCCCCGCCGGCCGCAGCGAGACCTTCATCCCGGTGGACACGGAAAACATCGGCGCCGAACTCCTGAGCGAGCTCCAGCGCCTCGCCTCGGAGGCCGAATCTCGGCGCGGCCCTCTCACCGCTGTGGTCTCCACCGATGGCGACAGCGACCGGCCGCTTTTCCTGAGTGTCACCGGCGGCCGCGTCCGCTTCCATCCGGGCGACCTGCTCGGCATGGTCGTGGCGCTCGAGCTTGGAGCCGACGCCGTGGTCGTCCCAGTCAGTTGCAATGACGCCATCGACCGTTCGCCGCTCGCCGGCGTGCTCGAACCGAAGACGCGCATCGGCTCGCCCTATGTGATCGCCGGCATGCAGCGCGCGCTGGCCCGCGGCCGCCGCCGCGTCGTCGGTTGGGAGGCCAATGGCGGCTTCCTCACCGCCAGCCCCATCGAGCGCAACGGCGCGCTGCTCGACGCGCTGCCCACCCGGGACGCCTTCCTCCCCATCCTCACCGTGCTCGAGGCCGCCGCGCGGGAGGGCGTCTCGCCGGCGGCACTCTTCGACCGCCTTCCCCAACGCTTCGGCCGCTCCGCGCTTCTGCGCGAGTTTCCCCGCGAAAAGGCTCTTCGCATCCTCTCACGCCTCACGCCGCAGGCCAGCGACGGCAGCGACCTGCCGGACGTCGTCCACACATTGAAACAGTTCTTCCGCGACGCCGACGGCTTCGGCGCCATTGAGCGGCTCGATTCGACCGACGGTCTCCGCATCTGGTTTTCCAACGGCGACATCGCCCACCTGCGCCCCTCCGGCAACGCCGACGAGTTCCGCATCTACGCCGTCGCCGACACCCAGCAGCGCGCCGACGAGATCGCTGCGCTTGGCGTCCGCGAACCCGACGGAATCCTCCGCCGCCTGGAGAAAGAGCTCGATGTCTGA